One Bos taurus isolate L1 Dominette 01449 registration number 42190680 breed Hereford chromosome 14, ARS-UCD2.0, whole genome shotgun sequence genomic region harbors:
- the RHPN1 gene encoding rhophilin-1 isoform X2 has translation MVPEDRSDGPGAGEESARLQAAGTVRKGCDLSTDSLHGRLQSRRARIHQQIDRELRMRTGAENLYRATSNARVRETVALELSDVNSSLQLLKEELAGLDSSGDTGQPESEGVTAPMIPLGLKETKPLDWAPPLKELICRHFGEDGASYEAEIRELEDLRQATRTPSRSKAGLELLTAYYNQLCFLEARFVTPARSLGLLFHWYDSLTGLPAQQRALAFEKGSVLFNIGALHTQIGARQNRSCPEGIGRAVEAFQRAAGAFSLLRENFSHAPSPDMSPTSLSMLEQLMRAQAQECVFEGLLLQAPRAAHDCLAQLRLAQEAAQVAAEYRLVHRTMAQPPVRGYVPFPWITLVHVKAEHFHALAHYHAALGLCDGASVAESELPVLEKVFLASAEARGPALPQEREERSKLGKAHLRRALLGQEAALQLHAVCRALRREDLLQAVLARALQRSLAKYSELDLEDDFHEATEAPDIQPKTQQRPEGRTPSFSRVKVADIFHRLGPLSVFSAKNHWRLVGPLHLSRGEGGFGFTLRGDSPVLIAAVVPGGRAAEAGLKEGDYIVSVNGQPCRWWKHAEVVAQLKGVGDEGVSLQVVTLLPAAELPVSGDRRPALGGLLRSQKECGQETPVPSRGSPRPRPLLGWNHKANRGKTGRRLSPAPQP, from the exons ATGGTCCCCGAGGACAGATCGGACGGCCCGGGAGCCGGCGAGGAGAGCGCCCGGCTGCAAGCGGCCGGCACCGTCCGCAAG GGCTGTGACCTCTCGACAGATTCCCTGCATGGCCGCCTGCAGAGCCGCAGGGCCCGGATCCACCAGCAGATCGACAGGGAGCTGAGGATGCGGACAGGCGCCGAGAACCTGTACAG AGCCACCAGCAACGCCCGCGTCAGGGAGACTGTGGCCCTGGAACTGAGCGACGTCAACTCCAGCCTGCAGCTGCTGAAGGAGGAGCTGGCGGGGCTCGACAGCAGCGGGGACACGGGCCAGcctgagag CGAAGGCGTCACTGCCCCCATGATTCCCCTGGGGCTGAAGGAGACCAAGCCCCTGGACTGGGCGCCCCCCCTGAAG GAGCTGATCTGCAGGCACTTTGGGGAGGATGGAGCTTCCTACGAGGCTGAGATCAGGGAGCTGGAGGACCTGCGGCAG GCCACGCGGACCCCCAGCAGGAGCAAGGCCGGCCTGGAGCTGCTCACGGCCTATTACAACCAGCTCTGCTTCCTGGAGGCACGCTTTGTCACCCCTGCCCGGAGCCTCGGGCTGCTCTTCCACTG GTACGACTCACTGACAGGGCTTCCAGCCCAGCAGCGGGCCCTGGCCTTCGAGAAGGGAAGCGTGCTGTTCAACATCGGTGCCCTGCACACCCAGATCGGGGCTCGCCAGAACCGCTCTTGCCCCGAGGGCATCGGCCGTGCCGTGGAGGCCTTTCAGAGGGCTGCCG GGGCCTTCAGCCTCCTGAGGGAGAACTTCTCCCATGCACCCAGCCCGGACATGAGCCCCACCTCGCTCTCCATGCTGGAGCAGCTCATGCGCGCCCAGGCCCAGGAGTGTGTCTTCGAGGGCCTCTTGCTGCAGGCCCCCAGGGCCGCCCACGACTGCCTGGCCCAGCTGCGCCTCGCCCAGGAGGCGGCCCAG GTGGCGGCCGAGTACCGGCTGGTGCATCGGACCATGGCCCAGCCTCCCGTCCGGGGCTATGTGCCCTTCCCCTGGATCACCCTGGTGCACGTGAAGGCGGAGCACTTCCACGCCCTGGCCCACTACCACGCGGCCCTGGGCCTGTGTGACGGCGCCT CGGTGGCTGAGTCGGAGCTCCCTGTCCTCGAGAAGGTGTTCCTGGCCTCGGCTGAGGCCCGGGGCCCGGCGCTGCCCCAGGAGCGCGAGGAACGCAGCAAGCTGG GCAAGGCCCACCTGAGGCGGGCCCTCCTGGGGCAGGAGGCGGCGCTGCAGCTGCACGCCGTGTGCCGGGCCCTGCGCCGGGAGGACCTGCTGCAGGCCGTGCTGGCCCGGGCACTGCAGCGCTCTCTGGCCAAGTACTCAGAGCTCGACCTGGAGGACGACTTCCATGAGGCCACCGAGGCCCCTGACATCCAGC CTAAGACGCAGCAGAGGCCAGAGGGCAGGACACCCAGCTTCTCCCGGGTGAAGGTAGCTGATATCTTCCACCGCCTG GGGCCCCTGTCCGTGTTCTCAGCCAAGAACCACTGGCGGCTGGTGGGGCCTCTTCACCTGTCTCGAGGAGAGGGAGGCTTCGGCTTCACGCTGCGGGGAGACTCGCCTGTTCTCATTGCTGCCGTCGTTCCGGGGGGCCGGGCTGCG GAGGCTGGCCTGAAGGAGGGTGACTACATCGTGTCGGTGAACGGGCAGCCATGCAGGTGGTGGAAGCACGCGGAGGTGGTGGCCCAGCTGAAGGGCGTGGGTGACGAGGGCGTGAGCCTGCAGGTGGTCACGCTGCTGCCTGCTGCCGAGCTGCCCGTCTCG GGGGACCGCCGGCCAGCCCTTGGGGGGCTTCTGAGGAGCCAGAAGGAGTGTGGCCAGGAGACACCAGTGCCCTCACGAGGCAGCCCGAGGCCCAGGCCCCTCCTCGGCTGGAACCACAAGGCCAACAGGGGCAAGACTGGAAGGAGGCTGTCCCCAGCCCCACAGCCCTGA
- the RHPN1 gene encoding rhophilin-1 isoform X1, which translates to MVPEDRSDGPGAGEESARLQAAGTVRKGCDLSTDSLHGRLQSRRARIHQQIDRELRMRTGAENLYRATSNARVRETVALELSDVNSSLQLLKEELAGLDSSGDTGQPESEGVTAPMIPLGLKETKPLDWAPPLKELICRHFGEDGASYEAEIRELEDLRQATRTPSRSKAGLELLTAYYNQLCFLEARFVTPARSLGLLFHWYDSLTGLPAQQRALAFEKGSVLFNIGALHTQIGARQNRSCPEGIGRAVEAFQRAAGAFSLLRENFSHAPSPDMSPTSLSMLEQLMRAQAQECVFEGLLLQAPRAAHDCLAQLRLAQEAAQQVAAEYRLVHRTMAQPPVRGYVPFPWITLVHVKAEHFHALAHYHAALGLCDGASVAESELPVLEKVFLASAEARGPALPQEREERSKLGKAHLRRALLGQEAALQLHAVCRALRREDLLQAVLARALQRSLAKYSELDLEDDFHEATEAPDIQPKTQQRPEGRTPSFSRVKVADIFHRLGPLSVFSAKNHWRLVGPLHLSRGEGGFGFTLRGDSPVLIAAVVPGGRAAEAGLKEGDYIVSVNGQPCRWWKHAEVVAQLKGVGDEGVSLQVVTLLPAAELPVSGDRRPALGGLLRSQKECGQETPVPSRGSPRPRPLLGWNHKANRGKTGRRLSPAPQP; encoded by the exons ATGGTCCCCGAGGACAGATCGGACGGCCCGGGAGCCGGCGAGGAGAGCGCCCGGCTGCAAGCGGCCGGCACCGTCCGCAAG GGCTGTGACCTCTCGACAGATTCCCTGCATGGCCGCCTGCAGAGCCGCAGGGCCCGGATCCACCAGCAGATCGACAGGGAGCTGAGGATGCGGACAGGCGCCGAGAACCTGTACAG AGCCACCAGCAACGCCCGCGTCAGGGAGACTGTGGCCCTGGAACTGAGCGACGTCAACTCCAGCCTGCAGCTGCTGAAGGAGGAGCTGGCGGGGCTCGACAGCAGCGGGGACACGGGCCAGcctgagag CGAAGGCGTCACTGCCCCCATGATTCCCCTGGGGCTGAAGGAGACCAAGCCCCTGGACTGGGCGCCCCCCCTGAAG GAGCTGATCTGCAGGCACTTTGGGGAGGATGGAGCTTCCTACGAGGCTGAGATCAGGGAGCTGGAGGACCTGCGGCAG GCCACGCGGACCCCCAGCAGGAGCAAGGCCGGCCTGGAGCTGCTCACGGCCTATTACAACCAGCTCTGCTTCCTGGAGGCACGCTTTGTCACCCCTGCCCGGAGCCTCGGGCTGCTCTTCCACTG GTACGACTCACTGACAGGGCTTCCAGCCCAGCAGCGGGCCCTGGCCTTCGAGAAGGGAAGCGTGCTGTTCAACATCGGTGCCCTGCACACCCAGATCGGGGCTCGCCAGAACCGCTCTTGCCCCGAGGGCATCGGCCGTGCCGTGGAGGCCTTTCAGAGGGCTGCCG GGGCCTTCAGCCTCCTGAGGGAGAACTTCTCCCATGCACCCAGCCCGGACATGAGCCCCACCTCGCTCTCCATGCTGGAGCAGCTCATGCGCGCCCAGGCCCAGGAGTGTGTCTTCGAGGGCCTCTTGCTGCAGGCCCCCAGGGCCGCCCACGACTGCCTGGCCCAGCTGCGCCTCGCCCAGGAGGCGGCCCAG CAGGTGGCGGCCGAGTACCGGCTGGTGCATCGGACCATGGCCCAGCCTCCCGTCCGGGGCTATGTGCCCTTCCCCTGGATCACCCTGGTGCACGTGAAGGCGGAGCACTTCCACGCCCTGGCCCACTACCACGCGGCCCTGGGCCTGTGTGACGGCGCCT CGGTGGCTGAGTCGGAGCTCCCTGTCCTCGAGAAGGTGTTCCTGGCCTCGGCTGAGGCCCGGGGCCCGGCGCTGCCCCAGGAGCGCGAGGAACGCAGCAAGCTGG GCAAGGCCCACCTGAGGCGGGCCCTCCTGGGGCAGGAGGCGGCGCTGCAGCTGCACGCCGTGTGCCGGGCCCTGCGCCGGGAGGACCTGCTGCAGGCCGTGCTGGCCCGGGCACTGCAGCGCTCTCTGGCCAAGTACTCAGAGCTCGACCTGGAGGACGACTTCCATGAGGCCACCGAGGCCCCTGACATCCAGC CTAAGACGCAGCAGAGGCCAGAGGGCAGGACACCCAGCTTCTCCCGGGTGAAGGTAGCTGATATCTTCCACCGCCTG GGGCCCCTGTCCGTGTTCTCAGCCAAGAACCACTGGCGGCTGGTGGGGCCTCTTCACCTGTCTCGAGGAGAGGGAGGCTTCGGCTTCACGCTGCGGGGAGACTCGCCTGTTCTCATTGCTGCCGTCGTTCCGGGGGGCCGGGCTGCG GAGGCTGGCCTGAAGGAGGGTGACTACATCGTGTCGGTGAACGGGCAGCCATGCAGGTGGTGGAAGCACGCGGAGGTGGTGGCCCAGCTGAAGGGCGTGGGTGACGAGGGCGTGAGCCTGCAGGTGGTCACGCTGCTGCCTGCTGCCGAGCTGCCCGTCTCG GGGGACCGCCGGCCAGCCCTTGGGGGGCTTCTGAGGAGCCAGAAGGAGTGTGGCCAGGAGACACCAGTGCCCTCACGAGGCAGCCCGAGGCCCAGGCCCCTCCTCGGCTGGAACCACAAGGCCAACAGGGGCAAGACTGGAAGGAGGCTGTCCCCAGCCCCACAGCCCTGA